Proteins encoded in a region of the Armatimonadota bacterium genome:
- the merA gene encoding mercuric reductase, with the protein MISNTPSLEAVPFSGVSDSAFDLIVVGGGAAAFSAAIHARDLGVKVLMVNNGLPLGGTCVNVGCVPSKFLTEALREYTQSLKPHGRWCSSASTLHYARLIEAKDALVSALRQRNYAEVLETLGNVTYIEGYARFVDARTIQVSNRRFRAERLIIATGARVRIPPIPGLRETKPLTNVTALQIKEPPRAMAVIGGGPLGLEFAQIFHRAGSRVTVVEVAERILPQHDPEVSEALKQILEEEGIIIKAGCQLVQVEQEGNAVRLYDAGGCVAEVEKVLVATGIQANTEELGLEAAGVQLDSKGFVVTDERQETTVAGIYAAGDVTGKMPLETVAAKQGYHAAHNALTGESLTIDYDLVPHAVFTDPQAASVGWTEEHAMRKLGSCWCRTLPLEAVPKAHVIRDLRGLVKLVVHPGTHRILGAHAVAPNAAEIIHVPLFAMRAGFTIEELIDTVHVFPTLAEAWKICAQTFERHMKTMSCCVV; encoded by the coding sequence GTTTCCGATTCAGCCTTTGACCTTATCGTTGTGGGCGGGGGCGCAGCCGCCTTCTCCGCTGCTATTCACGCCAGAGACCTGGGAGTGAAAGTGCTTATGGTCAACAATGGGCTACCTCTTGGTGGAACCTGTGTGAACGTAGGATGCGTCCCCAGTAAGTTTCTGACGGAAGCCCTGCGGGAGTATACGCAATCGCTGAAGCCTCACGGCCGGTGGTGTTCATCCGCCTCAACGCTACATTATGCAAGGTTGATAGAGGCAAAGGATGCGCTCGTTTCCGCGTTACGCCAGCGTAATTACGCCGAGGTTCTGGAAACGCTGGGCAACGTTACCTATATTGAGGGATACGCCCGCTTTGTGGACGCTAGAACGATACAGGTCAGTAACCGCCGTTTTCGTGCAGAACGACTGATTATCGCGACAGGAGCGCGTGTGCGGATACCGCCTATCCCCGGGCTGCGCGAAACCAAGCCGCTAACGAACGTCACCGCCCTCCAGATCAAAGAGCCACCACGCGCTATGGCTGTTATCGGCGGCGGCCCTCTGGGGCTGGAATTCGCTCAGATATTTCACCGCGCGGGCAGCCGGGTGACAGTGGTGGAAGTGGCGGAGCGCATTCTCCCGCAACACGACCCGGAAGTTTCTGAAGCGCTGAAGCAGATTCTAGAGGAGGAGGGAATCATCATCAAAGCAGGGTGCCAGCTGGTGCAGGTGGAGCAAGAGGGAAATGCAGTACGGCTCTATGACGCTGGCGGCTGTGTAGCGGAGGTGGAAAAAGTTCTCGTGGCGACCGGCATTCAGGCAAACACAGAGGAACTAGGGTTGGAAGCAGCAGGGGTTCAGCTGGACTCGAAAGGCTTCGTTGTCACGGATGAGCGACAGGAGACCACTGTAGCCGGTATCTATGCAGCCGGGGATGTGACCGGTAAGATGCCGCTGGAGACAGTAGCAGCGAAGCAGGGTTACCATGCTGCACACAACGCACTAACCGGCGAGTCGCTTACCATTGACTATGACCTTGTGCCCCATGCTGTCTTTACGGACCCCCAGGCGGCATCCGTAGGGTGGACAGAAGAGCATGCCATGCGCAAACTCGGCTCCTGCTGGTGCCGCACGCTACCCCTGGAGGCGGTACCTAAGGCGCATGTGATACGCGACCTCAGAGGGCTGGTCAAGCTGGTTGTCCATCCGGGCACTCACCGAATACTCGGTGCGCATGCCGTCGCCCCTAACGCCGCCGAGATCATTCATGTGCCTCTGTTCGCGATGCGTGCCGGCTTTACCATCGAAGAACTGATTGACACCGTGCATGTCTTCCCAACCCTCGCTGAGGCATGGAAAATCTGTGCGCAGACGTTCGAGCGTCACATGAAAACGATGAGCTGCTGCGTAGTATAA